Proteins encoded within one genomic window of Triticum aestivum cultivar Chinese Spring chromosome 2D, IWGSC CS RefSeq v2.1, whole genome shotgun sequence:
- the LOC123054118 gene encoding histone H1-like produces MPALAKPAARPAKPAAAAPKPKPAAAKPKAAAAGAAHPTYFEMIKEAIAALKDRTGSSSVAIAKYIEEKHGKALPPNFKKMLSVQLRASAAKGKLVKVKASYKLSDAAKKDSPKAKPAAKPAKDAAKPKKKAAEKPKKTAAVGTKRKAPEKKKLVTKAKKSPAAKAKAKPKTVRSPAAKKARKVAAA; encoded by the exons ATGCCTGCCCTCGCCAAGCCCGCTGCCCGCCCCGCCAAGCCCGCCGCCGCGGCGCCGAAgccgaagcccgccgccgccaagcccaaggCGGCCGCCGCTGGAGCCGCCCACCCGACCTACTTTGAG ATGATCAAGGAGGCGATCGCGGCGCTCAAGGACAGGACCGGGTCGAGCTCGGTCGCCATCGCCAAGTACATCGAGGAGAAGCACGGCAAGGCTCTCCCGCCCAACTTCAAGAAGATGCTCTCCGTCCAGCTCCGCGCTTCCGCCGCCAAGGGCAAGCTCGTCAAGGTCAAGGCCTCCTACAAGCTCTCCGACGCCGCCAAGAAGGACTCCCCCAAGGCCAAGCCCGCGGCGAAGCCCGCCAAGGACGCCGCCAAGCCCAAAAAGAAGGCGGCCGAGAAGCCCAAGAAGACGGCCGCCGTTGGCACCAAGcgcaaggcgccggagaagaagaagctggTCACCAAGGCCAAGAAGTCGCCGGCTGCCAAGGCCAAGGCGAAGCCGAAGACCGTCCGCTCCCCGGCCGCCAAGAAGGCCCGCAAGGTCGCCGCCGCTTGA